A genome region from Setaria italica strain Yugu1 chromosome III, Setaria_italica_v2.0, whole genome shotgun sequence includes the following:
- the LOC101780636 gene encoding protein NETWORKED 4B, translating to MKRTRRAQSGKSHSWWWDSHISPQNSKWLAENLEEMEKQVKEVLGLIGEGEFSAEKAEAFYQQQPLLITHVENFHRMYRALAARYDNVTGELRKNIPSSLQSHGSLGVSESDSETQSSSSPESDMQENIPQQKQKPGPDYLDVSVGSGVSSDVSKKGSEGSSSSSDSDSELDEAKEENGSIFYALSQKIIELEDELHEARVKLEKHAHCQGNFGTNSKVAEHEEKLQTSDVESNNLQKDLEERDSALESLTEVDSEKEAVEAVLLEHKHEIEVLKGAMASAAKQFEVELAHRDLEIDKCKRELGVVSEKCLHDKSTLEDEHRRLQGVIKNMEGDLAKMSQEKLQLESRIEELEQAAHSLERSASEIVKLQEVIRNTQAELEKVTEEKEVLKERANEFEQLCRALKISGTEVAMLPETIKNLEAQLERALEENSILQDRIKELEQVMSDSLEKHSREQSCLTSDLLKLSEANTSLEDKLSSVAAELMQVYADKEEESLNSENQISVLNQDIADFRSKLELLSSEKAKVDDKLANLLAHITTRDEKMKQMDAHLNQLQSEHAKLMAESDSARKSLSEVRARVSELEEEVEKQKLVISESAEGKREAIRQLCFSIEHYRSGYQQLRQLLQGHRRPMVMAT from the exons ATGAAGAGAACCCGAAGGGCGCAGTCAGGAAAATCCCACTCATGGTGGTGGGATAGCCACATTAGTCCACAAAACTCTAAATGGCTTGCTGAGAATTTAGAAG AAATGGAGAAGCAAGTGAAAGAGGTGCTGGGGCTCATTGGAGAAGGAGAATTCTCTGCAGAAAAGGCAGAGGCGTTTTACCAGCAACAACCTCTGCTTATCACTCATGTGGAGAACTTCCATCGTATGtatcgtgctcttgctgcacgGTATGACAATGTGACTGGAGAACTGCGCAAAAATATTCCATCATCTCTGCAATCACATGGCTCTTTGGGTGTCTCTGAATCAGATTCTGAGACACAGTCTTCCTCATCTCCAGAATCTGACATGCAAGAAAATATACCACAGCAGAAGCAAAAACCTGGACCAGATTACCTTGATGTTTCTGTTGGCTCTGGTGTTAGCTCTGATGTATCGAAGAAGGGGAGTGAAGGTTCCTCGTCATCTTCAGATTCTGATTCAGAGCTTGATGAGGCGAAAGAGGAAAATGGAAGCATTTTTTATGCCCTGAGCCAAAAAATCATTGAGCTAGAAGATGAGCTTCATGAAGCAAGGGTAAAGCTTGAAAAGCATGCACATTGCCAGGGTAATTTTGGTACCAACTCGAAAGTTGCTGAGCATGAGGAAAAACTGCAGACTTCAGATGTGGAATCCAATAACCTTCAGAAAGACCTTGAAGAAAGGGATTCTGCTTTAGAGAGCTTGACAGAAGTTGATAGTGAAAAGGAAGCAGTCGAAGCTGTGCTGTTGGAGCACAAACATGAGATCGAAGTGCTGAAGGGAGCAATGGCCTCAGCTGCTAAGCAGTTTGAGGTTGAATTGGCACATCGTGATCTTGAAATTGATAAGTGCAAGCGTGAGCTTGGAGTAGTCTCAGAGAAGTGTTTGCATGATAAGTCTACTCTTGAGGATGAACATAGAAGGCTCCAGGGAGTCATCAAGAATATGGAAGGTGACCTAGCAAAAATGTCACAGGAGAAATTGCAGCTAGAGTCTCGGATTGAAGAACTTGAGCAGGCAGCTCACAGCTTAGAACGTTCAGCGTCCGAGATAGTGAAGCTGCAAGAAGTAATAAGGAATACACAAGCAGAACTAGAAAAGGTTACAGAGGAGAAAGAAGTGCTCAAGGAACGTGCTAACGAATTTGAGCAGCTTTGTAGGGCCCTTAAGATTTCAGGTACAGAGGTTGCAATGCTACCAGAAACCATCAAGAACCTGGAAGCCCAGCTAGAAAGAGCCTTGGAAGAAAACTCAATACTTCAAGACCGGATCAAGGAGCTGGAGCAGGTTATGTCCGATTCTTTGGAGAAACATTCGCGTGAGCAGTCCTGTCTTACTTCTGATCTTTTAAAGTTATCTGAAGCGAATACTTCTCTTGAAGACAAATTGTCCTCTGTGGCAGCAGAGCTCATGCAAGTCTATGCTGACAAGGAAGAAGAATCTCTCAATAGTGAGAATCAAATTTCTGTGCTCAATCAAGATATTGCTGATTTCAGGAGCAAGCTCGAATTATTATCATCTGAGAAAGCCAAAGTTGATGATAAGTTGGCCAATCTGCTAGCTCATATTACCACTCGTGATGAAAAGATGAAGCAGATGGACGCCCACCTGAATCAGCTTCAGTCTGAACATGCCAAGCTGATGGCGGAGTCTGACTCTGCACGCAAATCCTTGTCAGAGGTGCGTGCCCGGGTTTCTGAGCTGGAGGAAGAGGTCGAGAAGCAGAAACTTGTGATATCCGAG